The Temnothorax longispinosus isolate EJ_2023e chromosome 7, Tlon_JGU_v1, whole genome shotgun sequence genome contains a region encoding:
- the Mbs gene encoding protein phosphatase 1 regulatory subunit 12B isoform X6: MSLETRSSSALFKRAEQLKRWEQSETNREPTQPRQVARKIKFSADIVFLAACAASDKEEVVRLLQNGANINTGNVDGLTALHQACIDDDLDMVEFLVEQGADINRGDNEGWTPLHATASCGFISIAKYLIEQGCNLAAVNNDGELALDIAESDEMEDMLQQHINKAGIDCDQARSDEERSMLNDAKAWRAGAPGKDSIHPRSGATALHVAAAKGYIKVMQILLQARCNVDAQDFDGWTPLHGAAHWGQLEACKLLVENGCDMDMKNYADQTAFDVADADILKSLENLREQQALIVKENPQTNNKKQSSIPKKRVSTSADNAVAAQESTEIFEEETPNKVKKVELEIQSDKEDSSTSTNSDVEATRETHMEESDGEGESETSSESHSSTFSNQSDKSNHATCLTDDEKKNRVNKDESAPHSPISPVETNKVPNQAPILPPKQQTDNNEDGVVPSWRRSGSFRNRMQSTETTNSAPTKLEDKDNNIKIPTTPNKVSGESDVVLRRTHSFETDEKFYEQYLALRARIKAFSCPTLHRCNAATPTHTNATTRSASLRETHRKKDVKLNLELSRLPQGSNTLSPTSASKTLASSLLSSITTTTTATTTTSPIPVNQIRSVQPVEAASTVVSNTNNAVATAPGTPTTPGGSKLSPGNIFKNFFKSFVPPVRDEESETQRKAHAKRVRETRRSTQGVTLDEIKSAEQLVKKKQQNNESPTLPPSTQFQLEDANNKPTDNATAYMRRPSGGTGVPRPSSAPVETIATSSTETTVTLPLRRSLKQPDDKDQDKENDSRNAQATQAVIQRRRRPKRRSTGVVHVDMDEIDPEKQDLTAGGDCDDSKINHNESGNDRSGRATRLGSISSLSSEASSTPIRLKSNSSENGELDYKKLYEESQVENERLKEKLKRSDEQLKEVRHLLEKTQINQNKVILSEAEKRERRAMERKLSEMEEELKQLQKLKAENERLKAENRALTRVVSKLTNTK, from the exons ATGTCTCTCGAGACACGTTCCAGCTCGGCCCTGTTCAAGCGTGCCGAACAGCTCAAACGCTGGGAGCAGTCCGAGACGAATCGCGAGCCCACGCAGCCACGGCAGGTCGCGCGCAAGATCAAGTTCTCCGCCGACATCGTGTTCCTGGCGGCGTGCGCGGCCAGCGACAAGGAGGAGGTCGTGCGTCTGCTGCAGAACGGGGCGAACATCAACACCGGCAATGTCGACGGCCTCACCGCGCTGCACCAG GCTTGCATTGACGATGACCTGGATATGGTGGAGTTTTTGGTGGAACAAGGAGCGGATATCAATCGTGGAGATAATGAAGGCTGGACGCCCTTACATGCCACAGCATCTTGCGGATTCATATCTATCGCTAA ATACCTAATAGAACAAGGATGTAATCTGGCAGCGGTAAACAATGACGGTGAACTGGCGCTGGATATTGCAGAAAGCGACGAGATGGAAGACATGCTCCAACAGCATATAAATAAAGCAg GTATTGATTGTGATCAAGCTAGGAGTGATGAGGAAAGATCAATGCTGAATGACGCAAAAGCTTGGCGGGCAGGTGCACCAGGCAAAGATTCCATCCATCCGAGATCAGGAGCCACCGCACTCCATGTCGCCGCCGCCAAAGGCTACATCAAAGTCATGCa AATATTACTACAAGCTCGATGCAATGTTGATGCACAGGACTTTGATGGATGGACGCCTTTGCACGGTGCGGCACATTGGGGCCAACTGGAAGCTTGCAAACTTCTTGTTGAGAATGGCTGTGATATGGATATGAAAAATTACGCT GATCAAACTGCTTTCGATGTTGCTGATGCAGACATCCTCAAATCTCTTGAAAACTTAAGAGAGCAACAAGCACTTATCGTGAAAGAAAATCCACaaacaaataataagaagCAATCGTCTATACCAAAGAAACG TGTCTCAACGAGTGCTGATAACGCAGTAGCGGCACAAGAATCTACCGAGATCTTTGAAGAGGAAACGCCAAATAAAGTTAAGAAGGTTGAATTAGAGATTCAATCCGATAAAGAAGATTCCAGCACTAGTACAAACAGCGACGTTG AAGCAACACGTGAAACACACATGGAAGAGAGTGATGGTGAAGGTGAATCTGAGACTAGCTCAGAATCACACTCTTCCACTTTCTCCAATCAATCTGATAAGTCTAACCACGCGACATGTCTTACAGATGACG aaaagaaaaatagagtaAACAAGGATGAAAGTGCACCCCATAGTCCAATATCTCCGGTCGAAACTAATAAAGTTCCTAATCAG GCTCCAATATTGCCTCCAAAACAACAGACTGATAATAACGAGGACGGTGTTGTACCATCTTGGAGACGTTCAGGTTCCTTTCGAAATAGAATGCAAAGTACTGAAACTACTAATTCTGCACCTACAA AACTCGAAGATAAGGATAACAATATTAAGATACCAACAACACCAAACAAAGTTAGTGGAGAATCCGATGTGGTATTAAGAAGGACGCATAGTTTCGAGACAGATGAAAA GTTTTATGAGCAGTATTTGGCATTACGTGCTCGCATCAAGGCGTTCTCGTGCCCTACCCTCCATCGCTGCAATGCAGCTACTCCTACCCACACCAATGCTACGACTCGCTCTGCATCTCTACGCGAAACACACAG aaaaaaagacgtgaaattaaatttggaaTTATCAAGACTGCCACAAGGAAGCAATACACTTTCACCAACATCCGCATCTAAAACATTGGCATCGAGTCTATTGTCATCCATTACAACAACTACCACTGCCACCACAACAACAAGTCCTATTCCAGTCAATCAAATTCGCag TGTTCAACCAGTGGAAGCTGCATCTACAGTTGTATCGAATACAAATAATGCAGTAGCAACTGCTCCTGGAACTCCCACTACACCAGGAGGGAGCAAGCTAAGTCCAGGAAATATCTTCAAGAATTTCTTCAA atCCTTCGTTCCGCCGGTACGCGATGAGGAAAGTGAAACCCAAAGGAAAGCCCACGCAAAGAGAGTAAGAGAAACTAGAAGGTCGACTCAAGGTGTGACGTTGGATGAGATCAAGAGCGCGGAACAATTAGTGAAGAAAAAGCAACAGAACAACGAATCGCCGACATTGCCGCCGTCCACGCAG tttCAGTTGGAGgatgctaataataaacctACTGATAACGCAACGGCCTATATGAGAAGACCGTCTGGTGGAACTGGTGTACCCAGACCATCATCAGCTCCAGTGGAAACTATTGCTACCAGTAGTACAGAAACCACAGTTACTTTACCCCTTAGGAGATCGTTAAAGCAACCTGATGACAAAG ATCAAGATAAGGAAAATGACAGTAGGAACGCACAAGCTACACAAGCAGTTATTCAAAGGAGACGTCGGCCTAAGAGAAGATCGACAGGTGTAGTCCACGTGGATATGGAT gaaattGACCCAGAAAAACAAGATCTAACTGCTGGCGGTGATTGCGATGATTCCAAAATTAATCACAACGAA AGCGGAAACGATCGTTCTGGGAGAGCCACTAGATTAGGTTCGATATCTTCGCTATCGTCGGAAGCCTCGTCAACACCAATCAGATTAAAATCAAACAGTTCCGAGAACGGCGAATTAGACTATAAGAAACTATACGAGGAATCTCAGGTCGAGAACGAAAGGCTAAAGGAGAAACTGAAGCGCTCCGACGAGCAATTGAAAGAAGTCAGgcatttattggaaaaaacgCAAATCAACCAAAACAAAGTGATTCTCTCTGAGGCAGAGAAAAGGGAGAGGCGAGCCATGGAAAGGAAACTTTCAGAGATGGAAGAGGAATTGAAG CAATTGCAAAAGCTCAAAGCTGAAAATGAGAGATTGAAAGCCGAAAATCGGGCACTTACCCGCGTCGTATCCAAACTCACCAATACTAAATAG
- the Mbs gene encoding protein phosphatase 1 regulatory subunit 12B isoform X7, translated as MSLETRSSSALFKRAEQLKRWEQSETNREPTQPRQVARKIKFSADIVFLAACAASDKEEVVRLLQNGANINTGNVDGLTALHQACIDDDLDMVEFLVEQGADINRGDNEGWTPLHATASCGFISIAKYLIEQGCNLAAVNNDGELALDIAESDEMEDMLQQHINKAGIDCDQARSDEERSMLNDAKAWRAGAPGKDSIHPRSGATALHVAAAKGYIKVMQILLQARCNVDAQDFDGWTPLHGAAHWGQLEACKLLVENGCDMDMKNYADQTAFDVADADILKSLENLREQQALIVKENPQTNNKKQSSIPKKRVSTSADNAVAAQESTEIFEEETPNKVKKVELEIQSDKEDSSTSTNSDVEATRETHMEESDGEGESETSSESHSSTFSNQSDKSNHATCLTDDEKKNRVNKDESAPHSPISPVETNKVPNQAPILPPKQQTDNNEDGVVPSWRRSGSFRNRMQSTETTNSAPTKLEDKDNNIKIPTTPNKVSGESDVVLRRTHSFETDEKSFVPPVRDEESETQRKAHAKRVRETRRSTQGVTLDEIKSAEQLVKKKQQNNESPTLPPSTQPTTTASNTASITATITTATSTTVTPANKVSEETNLPERRPSWRLRVDNGSKFQLEDANNKPTDNATAYMRRPSGGTGVPRPSSAPVETIATSSTETTVTLPLRRSLKQPDDKDQDKENDSRNAQATQAVIQRRRRPKRRSTGVVHVDMDEIDPEKQDLTAGGDCDDSKINHNESGNDRSGRATRLGSISSLSSEASSTPIRLKSNSSENGELDYKKLYEESQVENERLKEKLKRSDEQLKEVRHLLEKTQINQNKVILSEAEKRERRAMERKLSEMEEELKQLQKLKAENERLKAENRALTRVVSKLTNTK; from the exons ATGTCTCTCGAGACACGTTCCAGCTCGGCCCTGTTCAAGCGTGCCGAACAGCTCAAACGCTGGGAGCAGTCCGAGACGAATCGCGAGCCCACGCAGCCACGGCAGGTCGCGCGCAAGATCAAGTTCTCCGCCGACATCGTGTTCCTGGCGGCGTGCGCGGCCAGCGACAAGGAGGAGGTCGTGCGTCTGCTGCAGAACGGGGCGAACATCAACACCGGCAATGTCGACGGCCTCACCGCGCTGCACCAG GCTTGCATTGACGATGACCTGGATATGGTGGAGTTTTTGGTGGAACAAGGAGCGGATATCAATCGTGGAGATAATGAAGGCTGGACGCCCTTACATGCCACAGCATCTTGCGGATTCATATCTATCGCTAA ATACCTAATAGAACAAGGATGTAATCTGGCAGCGGTAAACAATGACGGTGAACTGGCGCTGGATATTGCAGAAAGCGACGAGATGGAAGACATGCTCCAACAGCATATAAATAAAGCAg GTATTGATTGTGATCAAGCTAGGAGTGATGAGGAAAGATCAATGCTGAATGACGCAAAAGCTTGGCGGGCAGGTGCACCAGGCAAAGATTCCATCCATCCGAGATCAGGAGCCACCGCACTCCATGTCGCCGCCGCCAAAGGCTACATCAAAGTCATGCa AATATTACTACAAGCTCGATGCAATGTTGATGCACAGGACTTTGATGGATGGACGCCTTTGCACGGTGCGGCACATTGGGGCCAACTGGAAGCTTGCAAACTTCTTGTTGAGAATGGCTGTGATATGGATATGAAAAATTACGCT GATCAAACTGCTTTCGATGTTGCTGATGCAGACATCCTCAAATCTCTTGAAAACTTAAGAGAGCAACAAGCACTTATCGTGAAAGAAAATCCACaaacaaataataagaagCAATCGTCTATACCAAAGAAACG TGTCTCAACGAGTGCTGATAACGCAGTAGCGGCACAAGAATCTACCGAGATCTTTGAAGAGGAAACGCCAAATAAAGTTAAGAAGGTTGAATTAGAGATTCAATCCGATAAAGAAGATTCCAGCACTAGTACAAACAGCGACGTTG AAGCAACACGTGAAACACACATGGAAGAGAGTGATGGTGAAGGTGAATCTGAGACTAGCTCAGAATCACACTCTTCCACTTTCTCCAATCAATCTGATAAGTCTAACCACGCGACATGTCTTACAGATGACG aaaagaaaaatagagtaAACAAGGATGAAAGTGCACCCCATAGTCCAATATCTCCGGTCGAAACTAATAAAGTTCCTAATCAG GCTCCAATATTGCCTCCAAAACAACAGACTGATAATAACGAGGACGGTGTTGTACCATCTTGGAGACGTTCAGGTTCCTTTCGAAATAGAATGCAAAGTACTGAAACTACTAATTCTGCACCTACAA AACTCGAAGATAAGGATAACAATATTAAGATACCAACAACACCAAACAAAGTTAGTGGAGAATCCGATGTGGTATTAAGAAGGACGCATAGTTTCGAGACAGATGAAAA atCCTTCGTTCCGCCGGTACGCGATGAGGAAAGTGAAACCCAAAGGAAAGCCCACGCAAAGAGAGTAAGAGAAACTAGAAGGTCGACTCAAGGTGTGACGTTGGATGAGATCAAGAGCGCGGAACAATTAGTGAAGAAAAAGCAACAGAACAACGAATCGCCGACATTGCCGCCGTCCACGCAG CCTACTACTACCGCCAGCAATACAGCTTCGATCACAGCTACAATAACAACCGCAACCTCTACTACCGTGACTCCTGCGAATAAAGTTTCTGAAGAAACTAATTTACCTGAGAGACGACCGTCTTGGAGATTAAGGGTAGACAATGGAAGCAAG tttCAGTTGGAGgatgctaataataaacctACTGATAACGCAACGGCCTATATGAGAAGACCGTCTGGTGGAACTGGTGTACCCAGACCATCATCAGCTCCAGTGGAAACTATTGCTACCAGTAGTACAGAAACCACAGTTACTTTACCCCTTAGGAGATCGTTAAAGCAACCTGATGACAAAG ATCAAGATAAGGAAAATGACAGTAGGAACGCACAAGCTACACAAGCAGTTATTCAAAGGAGACGTCGGCCTAAGAGAAGATCGACAGGTGTAGTCCACGTGGATATGGAT gaaattGACCCAGAAAAACAAGATCTAACTGCTGGCGGTGATTGCGATGATTCCAAAATTAATCACAACGAA AGCGGAAACGATCGTTCTGGGAGAGCCACTAGATTAGGTTCGATATCTTCGCTATCGTCGGAAGCCTCGTCAACACCAATCAGATTAAAATCAAACAGTTCCGAGAACGGCGAATTAGACTATAAGAAACTATACGAGGAATCTCAGGTCGAGAACGAAAGGCTAAAGGAGAAACTGAAGCGCTCCGACGAGCAATTGAAAGAAGTCAGgcatttattggaaaaaacgCAAATCAACCAAAACAAAGTGATTCTCTCTGAGGCAGAGAAAAGGGAGAGGCGAGCCATGGAAAGGAAACTTTCAGAGATGGAAGAGGAATTGAAG CAATTGCAAAAGCTCAAAGCTGAAAATGAGAGATTGAAAGCCGAAAATCGGGCACTTACCCGCGTCGTATCCAAACTCACCAATACTAAATAG
- the Mbs gene encoding protein phosphatase 1 regulatory subunit 12B isoform X1: MSLETRSSSALFKRAEQLKRWEQSETNREPTQPRQVARKIKFSADIVFLAACAASDKEEVVRLLQNGANINTGNVDGLTALHQACIDDDLDMVEFLVEQGADINRGDNEGWTPLHATASCGFISIAKYLIEQGCNLAAVNNDGELALDIAESDEMEDMLQQHINKAGIDCDQARSDEERSMLNDAKAWRAGAPGKDSIHPRSGATALHVAAAKGYIKVMQILLQARCNVDAQDFDGWTPLHGAAHWGQLEACKLLVENGCDMDMKNYADQTAFDVADADILKSLENLREQQALIVKENPQTNNKKQSSIPKKRVSTSADNAVAAQESTEIFEEETPNKVKKVELEIQSDKEDSSTSTNSDVEATRETHMEESDGEGESETSSESHSSTFSNQSDKSNHATCLTDDEKKNRVNKDESAPHSPISPVETNKVPNQAPILPPKQQTDNNEDGVVPSWRRSGSFRNRMQSTETTNSAPTKLEDKDNNIKIPTTPNKVSGESDVVLRRTHSFETDEKFYEQYLALRARIKAFSCPTLHRCNAATPTHTNATTRSASLRETHRKKDVKLNLELSRLPQGSNTLSPTSASKTLASSLLSSITTTTTATTTTSPIPVNQIRSVQPVEAASTVVSNTNNAVATAPGTPTTPGGSKLSPGNIFKNFFKSFVPPVRDEESETQRKAHAKRVRETRRSTQGVTLDEIKSAEQLVKKKQQNNESPTLPPSTQPTTTASNTASITATITTATSTTVTPANKVSEETNLPERRPSWRLRVDNGSKFQLEDANNKPTDNATAYMRRPSGGTGVPRPSSAPVETIATSSTETTVTLPLRRSLKQPDDKDQDKENDSRNAQATQAVIQRRRRPKRRSTGVVHVDMDEIDPEKQDLTAGGDCDDSKINHNESGNDRSGRATRLGSISSLSSEASSTPIRLKSNSSENGELDYKKLYEESQVENERLKEKLKRSDEQLKEVRHLLEKTQINQNKVILSEAEKRERRAMERKLSEMEEELKQLQKLKAENERLKAENRALTRVVSKLTNTK, translated from the exons ATGTCTCTCGAGACACGTTCCAGCTCGGCCCTGTTCAAGCGTGCCGAACAGCTCAAACGCTGGGAGCAGTCCGAGACGAATCGCGAGCCCACGCAGCCACGGCAGGTCGCGCGCAAGATCAAGTTCTCCGCCGACATCGTGTTCCTGGCGGCGTGCGCGGCCAGCGACAAGGAGGAGGTCGTGCGTCTGCTGCAGAACGGGGCGAACATCAACACCGGCAATGTCGACGGCCTCACCGCGCTGCACCAG GCTTGCATTGACGATGACCTGGATATGGTGGAGTTTTTGGTGGAACAAGGAGCGGATATCAATCGTGGAGATAATGAAGGCTGGACGCCCTTACATGCCACAGCATCTTGCGGATTCATATCTATCGCTAA ATACCTAATAGAACAAGGATGTAATCTGGCAGCGGTAAACAATGACGGTGAACTGGCGCTGGATATTGCAGAAAGCGACGAGATGGAAGACATGCTCCAACAGCATATAAATAAAGCAg GTATTGATTGTGATCAAGCTAGGAGTGATGAGGAAAGATCAATGCTGAATGACGCAAAAGCTTGGCGGGCAGGTGCACCAGGCAAAGATTCCATCCATCCGAGATCAGGAGCCACCGCACTCCATGTCGCCGCCGCCAAAGGCTACATCAAAGTCATGCa AATATTACTACAAGCTCGATGCAATGTTGATGCACAGGACTTTGATGGATGGACGCCTTTGCACGGTGCGGCACATTGGGGCCAACTGGAAGCTTGCAAACTTCTTGTTGAGAATGGCTGTGATATGGATATGAAAAATTACGCT GATCAAACTGCTTTCGATGTTGCTGATGCAGACATCCTCAAATCTCTTGAAAACTTAAGAGAGCAACAAGCACTTATCGTGAAAGAAAATCCACaaacaaataataagaagCAATCGTCTATACCAAAGAAACG TGTCTCAACGAGTGCTGATAACGCAGTAGCGGCACAAGAATCTACCGAGATCTTTGAAGAGGAAACGCCAAATAAAGTTAAGAAGGTTGAATTAGAGATTCAATCCGATAAAGAAGATTCCAGCACTAGTACAAACAGCGACGTTG AAGCAACACGTGAAACACACATGGAAGAGAGTGATGGTGAAGGTGAATCTGAGACTAGCTCAGAATCACACTCTTCCACTTTCTCCAATCAATCTGATAAGTCTAACCACGCGACATGTCTTACAGATGACG aaaagaaaaatagagtaAACAAGGATGAAAGTGCACCCCATAGTCCAATATCTCCGGTCGAAACTAATAAAGTTCCTAATCAG GCTCCAATATTGCCTCCAAAACAACAGACTGATAATAACGAGGACGGTGTTGTACCATCTTGGAGACGTTCAGGTTCCTTTCGAAATAGAATGCAAAGTACTGAAACTACTAATTCTGCACCTACAA AACTCGAAGATAAGGATAACAATATTAAGATACCAACAACACCAAACAAAGTTAGTGGAGAATCCGATGTGGTATTAAGAAGGACGCATAGTTTCGAGACAGATGAAAA GTTTTATGAGCAGTATTTGGCATTACGTGCTCGCATCAAGGCGTTCTCGTGCCCTACCCTCCATCGCTGCAATGCAGCTACTCCTACCCACACCAATGCTACGACTCGCTCTGCATCTCTACGCGAAACACACAG aaaaaaagacgtgaaattaaatttggaaTTATCAAGACTGCCACAAGGAAGCAATACACTTTCACCAACATCCGCATCTAAAACATTGGCATCGAGTCTATTGTCATCCATTACAACAACTACCACTGCCACCACAACAACAAGTCCTATTCCAGTCAATCAAATTCGCag TGTTCAACCAGTGGAAGCTGCATCTACAGTTGTATCGAATACAAATAATGCAGTAGCAACTGCTCCTGGAACTCCCACTACACCAGGAGGGAGCAAGCTAAGTCCAGGAAATATCTTCAAGAATTTCTTCAA atCCTTCGTTCCGCCGGTACGCGATGAGGAAAGTGAAACCCAAAGGAAAGCCCACGCAAAGAGAGTAAGAGAAACTAGAAGGTCGACTCAAGGTGTGACGTTGGATGAGATCAAGAGCGCGGAACAATTAGTGAAGAAAAAGCAACAGAACAACGAATCGCCGACATTGCCGCCGTCCACGCAG CCTACTACTACCGCCAGCAATACAGCTTCGATCACAGCTACAATAACAACCGCAACCTCTACTACCGTGACTCCTGCGAATAAAGTTTCTGAAGAAACTAATTTACCTGAGAGACGACCGTCTTGGAGATTAAGGGTAGACAATGGAAGCAAG tttCAGTTGGAGgatgctaataataaacctACTGATAACGCAACGGCCTATATGAGAAGACCGTCTGGTGGAACTGGTGTACCCAGACCATCATCAGCTCCAGTGGAAACTATTGCTACCAGTAGTACAGAAACCACAGTTACTTTACCCCTTAGGAGATCGTTAAAGCAACCTGATGACAAAG ATCAAGATAAGGAAAATGACAGTAGGAACGCACAAGCTACACAAGCAGTTATTCAAAGGAGACGTCGGCCTAAGAGAAGATCGACAGGTGTAGTCCACGTGGATATGGAT gaaattGACCCAGAAAAACAAGATCTAACTGCTGGCGGTGATTGCGATGATTCCAAAATTAATCACAACGAA AGCGGAAACGATCGTTCTGGGAGAGCCACTAGATTAGGTTCGATATCTTCGCTATCGTCGGAAGCCTCGTCAACACCAATCAGATTAAAATCAAACAGTTCCGAGAACGGCGAATTAGACTATAAGAAACTATACGAGGAATCTCAGGTCGAGAACGAAAGGCTAAAGGAGAAACTGAAGCGCTCCGACGAGCAATTGAAAGAAGTCAGgcatttattggaaaaaacgCAAATCAACCAAAACAAAGTGATTCTCTCTGAGGCAGAGAAAAGGGAGAGGCGAGCCATGGAAAGGAAACTTTCAGAGATGGAAGAGGAATTGAAG CAATTGCAAAAGCTCAAAGCTGAAAATGAGAGATTGAAAGCCGAAAATCGGGCACTTACCCGCGTCGTATCCAAACTCACCAATACTAAATAG